The following proteins are encoded in a genomic region of Ornithinibacillus sp. 4-3:
- a CDS encoding cytochrome c biogenesis CcdA family protein, whose product MGVIETDTVLIMGIILSLGAGALSFLSPCVLPIFPAYMSYITGISVKDLQGDHNVKIRKDLLSHSFFFLLGVSLVFIGLGASASFLGQWIQGLLIGETGLLIQRIAGIFIVFMGLFVAGWITIPTLMKERRFQRTKRPVGFLGSFFVGLGFAAGWTPCIGPIFGSILFLAATNPGQGVLYTVFYVIGFALPFLILTFFLGSTRWIVRHSGVIMKIGGLLMVIMGLVLFFGLMPRISAFLLDLIQDTWLSRLG is encoded by the coding sequence ATGGGTGTTATTGAAACAGATACAGTCTTAATTATGGGAATCATTTTATCATTAGGAGCTGGTGCATTATCTTTCTTATCTCCTTGTGTATTGCCTATTTTTCCAGCTTATATGTCTTATATTACAGGTATTAGTGTTAAGGATTTACAAGGAGATCATAATGTGAAAATACGCAAGGACTTATTAAGTCATTCTTTCTTCTTTTTACTAGGAGTTTCCTTAGTATTCATTGGCTTAGGTGCTAGTGCTTCTTTTCTAGGGCAGTGGATACAAGGCTTATTAATTGGAGAGACAGGCTTATTGATTCAGCGTATTGCTGGAATCTTCATTGTGTTTATGGGGTTATTTGTTGCAGGATGGATTACCATTCCAACGCTTATGAAAGAAAGACGTTTTCAGCGAACGAAGCGGCCTGTAGGATTTTTGGGAAGCTTTTTTGTTGGTTTAGGATTTGCTGCTGGATGGACTCCTTGTATTGGACCAATTTTCGGTTCTATTTTATTTCTTGCTGCTACAAATCCAGGGCAAGGTGTATTATATACCGTCTTTTATGTAATCGGTTTTGCTTTACCATTCCTTATTTTAACATTCTTCCTCGGCTCAACAAGATGGATTGTACGTCATAGTGGAGTGATTATGAAAATCGGTGGATTATTGATGGTCATTATGGGGCTTGTTTTATTCTTTGGGTTAATGCCACGAATTTCAGCATTTTTACTTGATTTAATCCAAGACACTTGGCTATCAAGATTAGGTTAG
- a CDS encoding peroxiredoxin family protein: protein MKKGIPILIILGMLGWAIFEFVGSKQDEVNEESTLSDNRITAIPTDDAEESDETGLERGQFAPDFEVMTLEGEQRKLSDYRGKRVMLNFWATWCPPCRAEMPDMQKLHENEEITVLALNMTATEQNEEVVADFVEEYGLTFPILMDEESDVMNAYRIQAYPTSYMIDSNGRIQFIALGAMNYDQMLQHFNRME from the coding sequence ATGAAGAAAGGAATACCCATTCTTATCATATTAGGAATGCTTGGCTGGGCTATATTTGAATTTGTTGGCTCTAAGCAAGATGAAGTTAATGAAGAAAGCACATTATCAGATAATCGGATTACTGCTATACCAACAGATGATGCGGAAGAATCAGATGAAACAGGACTGGAAAGAGGTCAATTTGCTCCTGATTTTGAGGTGATGACATTAGAGGGAGAGCAAAGAAAATTATCTGATTATCGCGGGAAACGTGTCATGCTTAATTTTTGGGCAACCTGGTGTCCACCATGCCGAGCAGAAATGCCTGATATGCAAAAGCTTCATGAGAACGAAGAGATAACGGTTTTAGCATTGAATATGACTGCAACAGAACAAAATGAAGAGGTAGTCGCTGATTTTGTAGAAGAATATGGATTAACTTTTCCAATTTTAATGGATGAAGAATCAGATGTAATGAATGCTTATAGAATTCAAGCGTATCCTACATCATATATGATTGATTCTAATGGGAGAATTCAATTTATAGCACTTGGAGCAATGAATTATGATCAAATGCTCCAACATTTCAACAGAATGGAATAA
- a CDS encoding redoxin domain-containing protein → MKKALLIVLLVGMLGWTIYEFVLSENDTSRDEVMLDENTEEEEPEILEEETSGVPGKSEENEDVLQESEEQEESVVGLNVGDMAPDFHLTTLDGEEVALSDYRGSRVWINFWATWCPPCRAEMPDMEEFYKQNDVEILAINLTETEPSTNQVQRFVDEYGLTFPILLDEVIEVATAYKIQPIPTSFMLDSEGVIQFKSFGPLTYEQMEEVFADIE, encoded by the coding sequence ATGAAAAAAGCTTTATTAATTGTATTATTGGTTGGGATGCTTGGTTGGACAATATATGAGTTTGTTTTGTCAGAAAATGATACAAGCAGAGATGAAGTAATGTTAGACGAGAACACTGAGGAAGAAGAACCTGAGATATTGGAAGAAGAAACTAGTGGAGTACCTGGGAAATCAGAAGAGAATGAAGATGTCCTACAAGAATCGGAGGAGCAAGAGGAGTCAGTAGTAGGTCTAAATGTTGGAGATATGGCACCAGATTTTCATTTGACCACATTAGATGGGGAAGAGGTAGCGCTATCAGATTATCGTGGTAGCAGAGTATGGATAAACTTTTGGGCCACCTGGTGTCCACCATGTCGAGCAGAAATGCCTGATATGGAAGAGTTTTATAAACAAAATGATGTAGAAATATTGGCGATTAATTTAACCGAAACTGAGCCAAGTACAAATCAAGTACAACGATTTGTAGATGAGTATGGGCTGACCTTTCCTATTTTATTAGATGAAGTTATTGAAGTAGCAACAGCATATAAGATACAGCCAATTCCAACTTCCTTTATGTTAGATTCAGAAGGTGTTATCCAGTTTAAATCTTTTGGACCATTAACATACGAGCAAATGGAAGAGGTATTTGCAGATATAGAATAG
- a CDS encoding response regulator transcription factor, with protein MKQAILVVEDDRMIRELVCIYLQKAGYDVFTAVDGEDAKEVFLTNHPCLIILDLMLPKLSGEEFCMWVREQERNEVSIIMLSAKSRTEDKIHGLKIGADDYLVKPFEPEELLAHVEAVLRRTGQYCQKIAHNGLCIKPRKGETLLFDKPLDLTKHEFNLLYYFMENPNIVISREHLIQQLYPYADKIVLDRTIDAHIKKLRKKIEDNPASPKRIITVRGMGYKFVTE; from the coding sequence ATGAAGCAAGCAATACTTGTTGTAGAAGACGATAGAATGATTCGGGAATTAGTTTGTATTTATTTACAAAAGGCAGGTTATGATGTATTTACAGCGGTAGATGGAGAAGATGCAAAGGAAGTTTTCTTAACCAATCATCCTTGTCTTATTATTCTTGATTTAATGCTCCCAAAGCTAAGTGGCGAAGAGTTTTGCATGTGGGTTAGGGAGCAAGAGCGCAATGAAGTATCTATTATTATGCTGTCTGCTAAGTCTCGTACAGAAGATAAGATTCATGGCTTGAAAATTGGGGCAGATGATTATTTGGTAAAACCATTTGAACCAGAAGAGCTTCTTGCACATGTGGAGGCCGTTTTACGTCGAACCGGACAGTATTGCCAAAAAATTGCTCATAATGGTCTCTGTATTAAGCCTAGAAAAGGTGAGACTTTATTATTTGATAAACCATTAGATTTAACGAAGCATGAATTTAATCTGCTTTATTATTTTATGGAAAATCCAAATATCGTTATTTCTAGGGAGCATCTTATACAACAATTATATCCTTATGCAGATAAAATCGTATTGGATCGAACAATAGATGCACATATAAAAAAGCTACGGAAGAAAATTGAAGACAATCCAGCTTCACCAAAGCGTATTATTACCGTTCGAGGAATGGGGTATAAATTTGTTACGGAATAG
- a CDS encoding sensor histidine kinase produces the protein MLRNRWKRFFLPKQFLFRLTFINILVIVAFVMLSSWAIYNTACTLADGMLSTNGQKQSQFRTTLYQYLWIFSITAVIIGSIIHYFLMRKITQPLRELIESTKKMKQGQYPKPIPAKEDGEIGELIRHFNDFSQQLETNEQHRKKLVSDLSHEFRTPLTNLNGYLRALQNGIIEGDERLYQALYEESSKLTQLVEQMEKLKEWDDMQSRTFEDKEAVELQDFIEKSMEIFYLSLEQKNIKIEIDVESAIIDINRTSISQVISNLLDNAIRYYRGEGPIVVQGEKLSSAYKVSVTGPGQALSELEREKIFERFYRSEPSRSRELGGSGLGLAISKEIIERHCGEIGIYSKENLHTFWFILPYN, from the coding sequence TTGTTACGGAATAGATGGAAAAGGTTCTTTCTACCAAAGCAATTTTTATTTCGATTAACATTTATTAATATTTTGGTGATTGTAGCTTTTGTAATGCTGAGTAGTTGGGCGATTTATAATACAGCTTGTACACTGGCAGATGGAATGTTATCAACGAATGGACAAAAACAGAGTCAGTTTAGAACAACACTCTATCAGTATTTATGGATATTTAGCATTACAGCCGTTATTATAGGAAGTATTATCCATTATTTTTTAATGAGGAAAATTACGCAACCATTAAGAGAATTAATTGAATCTACCAAAAAGATGAAACAAGGCCAATATCCAAAGCCAATTCCAGCGAAAGAAGATGGGGAAATAGGAGAATTGATTAGACATTTCAATGATTTTTCCCAGCAATTAGAAACAAATGAGCAGCACAGAAAGAAATTGGTATCTGATTTATCTCATGAGTTTCGTACACCGCTGACCAATTTGAATGGATATTTACGTGCATTACAGAATGGAATTATTGAAGGTGACGAACGATTGTATCAAGCACTTTATGAAGAATCATCAAAGTTAACACAGCTAGTAGAACAGATGGAAAAATTAAAGGAATGGGATGATATGCAGTCCCGTACATTTGAAGATAAAGAAGCTGTGGAGCTGCAAGACTTTATTGAAAAATCAATGGAGATATTTTACTTATCATTAGAGCAAAAAAATATTAAAATAGAAATAGATGTAGAATCAGCGATTATTGATATAAATCGAACAAGTATTTCGCAAGTAATCAGTAATTTATTAGATAATGCGATACGTTATTATAGAGGCGAAGGACCGATTGTGGTTCAAGGAGAAAAATTATCTTCAGCATATAAGGTGTCCGTTACAGGGCCTGGGCAAGCTCTTTCTGAATTAGAAAGAGAAAAAATTTTTGAACGTTTTTATCGATCGGAGCCTTCACGTTCACGAGAGTTAGGTGGATCGGGGCTAGGTCTTGCTATTTCTAAAGAGATTATTGAAAGACATTGCGGAGAAATTGGAATATATTCTAAAGAAAATCTTCATACTTTTTGGTTTATTTTGCCGTATAATTAA
- a CDS encoding class D sortase, which translates to MRRIISILFIVVGLGFVGVAVYQLWDGHQAQKQSIVQAKEKIDNGIELKGDKTLEEAIEEYTAEYEEAFATLEIPKLGKTLPIVEGTDPDALNKGVGHLSNSMYPGQNEQILLSGHRDTVFRNFGELELGDTFIVEMPYGEFTYEIRDTEIVPEDDTTVIREMGEEVLVVTTCYPFHYVGNAPERFVAYAYPVAE; encoded by the coding sequence ATGAGACGGATAATTAGTATCTTATTTATCGTTGTTGGACTTGGCTTTGTAGGTGTTGCTGTTTACCAATTATGGGATGGGCATCAAGCTCAAAAGCAGTCGATCGTTCAAGCAAAAGAAAAAATAGATAATGGAATAGAGCTTAAAGGTGACAAGACGCTTGAAGAAGCGATAGAAGAATACACTGCTGAATATGAAGAAGCATTTGCGACGTTAGAAATACCGAAATTAGGAAAAACATTACCTATTGTAGAAGGAACAGATCCAGATGCATTGAATAAAGGTGTTGGACACCTATCTAACTCTATGTATCCAGGGCAAAATGAACAAATTTTACTTTCTGGGCATCGTGATACGGTTTTTAGAAATTTTGGTGAGCTAGAGCTAGGTGATACATTTATTGTAGAGATGCCATACGGGGAATTCACTTATGAAATAAGGGATACGGAAATTGTTCCAGAAGATGATACAACAGTGATTAGAGAAATGGGTGAGGAAGTGCTAGTCGTAACGACTTGCTACCCATTCCACTATGTTGGAAACGCACCAGAACGATTTGTTGCTTACGCTTATCCAGTAGCAGAATAG
- a CDS encoding LysR family transcriptional regulator has translation MNIENLKLFCQVVEHGNISQVARTSYITQPAVTSKIRQLETYYGVALFDRQSGVLRVTEAGAILYPYAKEIVEYFNRSQDVMANIASEKEEILHIGASLTIGEYLLPKVLGKLQKKNKAFQFSLTIGSTPTILSKLENLEIDIALVEGIVVRKDFQIERFAKDELILIIPQNHQWKDRKEISIEALAEERILLREKDAGARKIIESVLAENQVLERISSSIELGSTQAIISAVEAGLGIGIVPKLSVTHVLELGIVHHLPIRNTSISRDLWIVQRPTRFPKNSIGLFVQFLKKENFKFTE, from the coding sequence ATGAATATAGAAAATTTGAAGTTATTTTGCCAAGTAGTTGAACATGGAAATATTAGTCAGGTTGCTCGTACCAGCTATATTACGCAACCAGCGGTCACTAGTAAAATCCGACAACTAGAAACCTATTATGGCGTAGCTTTATTTGATCGGCAAAGTGGTGTGCTTCGTGTTACAGAAGCGGGGGCTATTTTATATCCGTATGCAAAGGAAATTGTAGAATATTTCAATCGATCTCAAGATGTAATGGCTAATATAGCTAGTGAAAAAGAAGAGATATTACATATTGGAGCTAGTTTAACCATTGGAGAATATTTACTTCCAAAAGTGTTAGGCAAGTTACAAAAGAAAAATAAAGCCTTTCAATTTAGTTTAACAATAGGTAGTACTCCTACAATTTTGTCGAAATTGGAAAACTTGGAAATTGATATTGCGTTAGTCGAGGGAATTGTCGTACGTAAGGACTTTCAAATTGAGCGATTTGCAAAAGATGAGCTTATTTTAATCATTCCTCAAAATCATCAGTGGAAAGATCGAAAAGAAATAAGTATCGAAGCATTAGCGGAAGAACGAATTCTTTTACGAGAGAAGGATGCTGGAGCAAGGAAGATTATTGAAAGTGTCTTAGCAGAAAATCAAGTGCTGGAACGAATAAGTTCCTCTATTGAACTTGGAAGCACACAGGCAATTATTAGTGCAGTTGAGGCTGGACTAGGAATTGGAATTGTACCTAAGCTGTCAGTTACCCATGTATTGGAGCTTGGTATTGTACATCATTTACCGATTAGAAATACAAGTATTTCTAGGGATTTATGGATTGTACAAAGACCAACAAGATTTCCTAAAAACAGTATTGGTTTATTTGTACAATTTTTAAAAAAGGAGAATTTTAAGTTTACAGAATAA
- a CDS encoding FAD/NAD(P)-binding oxidoreductase → MSESKFSKVVIVGAGSAGISIASRLIRSAPYLKENVMLIDPSEDHYYQPLWTLVGGGQSKLKDTHRKQETLIPEGVQWLKESVTTFFPDDNMLTTDQNTQVNYDYLVVAAGLEIKWDAVKGLKETMGKNGVCSNYSSEFVESTWENIQNFKGGTAIFTQPSTPIKCGGAPQKIMYLADDYFNKVDVRSKANIHFISGIESIFAVPTYARTLNQVIDRKGIETTYMTDLVEIDGENKFAVFENLETNERTTINYDMIHVTPPMGAPSFIAASPLADAAGWVDVDAYTLQHKTFDNIFSAGDVSNLPTSKTGAAIRKQAPVVAENLIAAMHGRELKTKYDGYTSCPLVTGVNRLVMAEFDYDKAPQESFPIDQSKERASMYFVKKGLLPIMYWNGMLKGTM, encoded by the coding sequence ATGAGTGAATCAAAATTTTCTAAAGTTGTGATTGTAGGTGCTGGTTCGGCGGGAATTTCAATTGCTTCACGACTTATTCGCAGTGCACCGTATTTAAAAGAAAATGTAATGCTTATTGACCCTTCCGAAGATCATTATTATCAGCCATTATGGACATTGGTTGGTGGTGGACAATCTAAACTGAAAGATACTCACCGTAAGCAAGAAACACTTATTCCAGAAGGTGTTCAATGGCTTAAGGAATCGGTAACAACATTCTTTCCCGATGATAACATGCTAACTACAGATCAGAATACACAGGTTAATTATGATTATTTAGTAGTGGCAGCAGGACTTGAAATCAAATGGGATGCTGTAAAAGGCTTAAAAGAAACGATGGGTAAAAATGGAGTCTGTAGTAATTATTCATCAGAATTTGTAGAAAGCACCTGGGAAAACATTCAAAATTTCAAAGGTGGAACAGCTATATTTACACAACCGAGCACACCTATAAAATGTGGCGGAGCACCACAGAAAATTATGTATCTAGCAGATGATTATTTTAATAAGGTTGATGTTCGTTCTAAAGCAAACATCCACTTTATCTCTGGTATAGAGAGTATTTTCGCAGTGCCAACCTATGCAAGAACGTTAAACCAGGTTATTGATCGAAAAGGTATTGAAACAACTTATATGACAGACCTAGTTGAAATTGATGGAGAAAATAAATTTGCGGTTTTCGAAAATCTAGAAACCAATGAAAGAACAACGATAAATTATGACATGATTCACGTCACACCTCCAATGGGAGCTCCTAGCTTTATTGCAGCTAGTCCGCTTGCAGATGCTGCAGGCTGGGTAGATGTGGATGCTTACACCTTGCAGCACAAGACCTTTGATAATATTTTCAGTGCTGGAGATGTGTCTAATTTACCTACCTCTAAAACTGGTGCAGCTATACGCAAACAAGCACCCGTAGTAGCTGAAAATTTAATTGCTGCCATGCATGGTAGAGAATTGAAAACAAAATATGATGGTTATACTTCCTGTCCATTAGTTACAGGAGTTAATCGCTTAGTAATGGCTGAATTTGATTATGATAAAGCTCCACAAGAATCGTTTCCAATTGATCAATCGAAAGAAAGGGCAAGCATGTACTTTGTTAAAAAAGGCTTGCTCCCTATTATGTATTGGAATGGCATGTTGAAAGGAACGATGTAA
- a CDS encoding rhodanese-like domain-containing protein, translating to MFFRSFFDENLAQMSYLVGCQRTGEAIIVDPARKIDPYFETAKKEGLKIVAATETHIHADFLSGMRELAENHDVKLYISDEGDENWKYEYVKNLDYELLKDGSEFKLGMIDFEVMHTPGHTPESISIVLTDKGAGSQEPMGIFTGDFVFVGDIGRPDLLEKAAGIADTAEAGAKQMFHSLQKFKALPDFMQVWPGHGAGSACGKALGAVPMSTVGYEKVNNWALRTEDEEKFVQLLLSGQPEPPKYFAMMKRLNKIGPDLINHEKTVQLADAMELEEHHKEAVLLDTRTAVEFAKAHYQGAINIPFNKSFTNWAGWILDYDQDIVLVASEKYVEDIKESLRSIGLDRVVAVIEPSCLLEAQDKIDNYDEVSIEQLQEYLEDNQYRLIDVRNNSEWEAGRIDGAEHIMLGTLKDQLDQLPKDKTYLMQCRSGARSAIATSIMKANGFENVLNVKGGYLAWLSEKLPVTS from the coding sequence GTGTTTTTTAGATCATTTTTTGATGAGAATTTAGCACAAATGTCGTATTTAGTTGGGTGTCAAAGAACTGGAGAAGCTATTATAGTTGATCCAGCACGTAAAATAGATCCTTATTTTGAAACAGCTAAAAAAGAAGGATTAAAAATTGTTGCAGCTACAGAAACACATATTCATGCAGATTTTCTTTCTGGAATGAGAGAGCTAGCAGAAAATCATGATGTGAAGCTCTACATTTCTGATGAGGGAGACGAAAATTGGAAGTATGAATACGTAAAGAACCTAGATTATGAGCTTCTAAAGGATGGTAGTGAATTTAAGCTTGGTATGATTGACTTTGAAGTGATGCATACACCAGGTCATACCCCTGAGAGTATTTCTATTGTTTTGACAGATAAGGGGGCTGGATCTCAAGAACCAATGGGAATTTTTACAGGAGACTTTGTTTTTGTTGGTGACATTGGTCGACCAGATTTATTAGAAAAAGCTGCAGGAATTGCTGATACAGCTGAAGCAGGAGCTAAGCAAATGTTTCATTCCTTGCAAAAATTCAAAGCATTGCCTGATTTTATGCAAGTGTGGCCAGGGCATGGAGCTGGTAGTGCTTGTGGAAAAGCACTAGGTGCTGTCCCAATGTCGACAGTTGGTTATGAAAAAGTTAATAATTGGGCATTGAGAACAGAGGATGAAGAGAAATTTGTTCAACTTCTTTTATCTGGTCAACCTGAACCACCTAAATATTTTGCAATGATGAAAAGATTAAATAAAATAGGTCCTGATCTAATTAATCATGAAAAAACAGTTCAGTTAGCAGATGCCATGGAGCTAGAAGAACACCACAAGGAAGCAGTTTTATTAGATACAAGAACTGCTGTTGAATTTGCAAAAGCACATTATCAAGGGGCAATAAATATCCCATTTAATAAATCATTTACAAATTGGGCAGGCTGGATCTTGGATTATGATCAGGATATTGTACTAGTTGCTTCTGAAAAGTATGTAGAGGACATCAAAGAGAGCCTACGCTCCATTGGATTAGATAGAGTTGTTGCAGTAATAGAGCCTTCATGTCTATTAGAAGCACAGGACAAGATAGATAATTATGACGAAGTCTCTATCGAACAGCTACAGGAATATTTAGAGGATAATCAATACCGTCTGATTGATGTTCGAAATAATTCGGAATGGGAAGCAGGAAGAATTGATGGTGCAGAGCATATCATGCTAGGTACGCTTAAGGACCAGCTTGATCAGTTGCCTAAAGATAAAACCTATTTAATGCAATGTCGCTCTGGTGCTCGTTCAGCAATCGCAACAAGTATTATGAAAGCAAATGGGTTTGAAAATGTGTTGAATGTAAAGGGTGGATATTTAGCCTGGTTAAGTGAAAAACTGCCTGTAACAAGCTGA
- a CDS encoding sulfite exporter TauE/SafE family protein, which yields MGIDYIIVLFLIGFLGSFISGMLGIGGSIIKYPLLLYIPVMLGVGSLTPAEVAGISAIQVFFASIGGMWAFRKDGYLNKALILSMGLSVLIGSFIGGFGSDLLSGNSINFVYAIMATIAAIMMFVPKKEVDGQLGSKLEFNHWIAITAGFIVGLGAGIVGAAGAFLLVPIMLVVLKIPTRVTIASSLAITFLSSIGSTVGKVVTDQILYGPALVMIIASIIAAPLGANTGKRMNTKILRAILAFLIFATAVKIWIDII from the coding sequence ATGGGTATAGACTATATCATTGTACTATTTTTAATCGGTTTTCTTGGTTCGTTTATCTCAGGAATGCTTGGAATTGGTGGTTCTATCATTAAATATCCATTACTATTATACATTCCTGTTATGCTAGGTGTTGGTTCGTTAACACCAGCAGAGGTTGCTGGAATATCAGCAATTCAAGTTTTCTTTGCAAGTATTGGTGGAATGTGGGCTTTTCGAAAAGATGGGTATTTGAATAAAGCGCTAATTCTGTCTATGGGACTTTCTGTTTTAATTGGTAGTTTCATAGGCGGATTTGGTTCTGACTTATTATCGGGGAATAGTATTAATTTTGTGTACGCCATTATGGCGACTATTGCAGCTATTATGATGTTTGTGCCTAAGAAAGAAGTTGATGGTCAGCTTGGTAGTAAATTAGAATTTAATCATTGGATTGCTATTACAGCTGGATTTATCGTTGGTTTAGGTGCAGGAATTGTTGGAGCGGCAGGAGCATTTTTACTTGTACCAATTATGCTTGTTGTTTTAAAAATACCAACAAGGGTTACCATTGCTTCATCTCTAGCGATTACTTTTCTATCCTCTATCGGTTCTACAGTTGGAAAAGTAGTGACAGATCAAATATTGTATGGACCAGCGCTCGTTATGATTATTGCGAGTATCATAGCAGCGCCACTTGGTGCAAATACAGGTAAAAGAATGAATACAAAAATACTTAGAGCTATTTTGGCATTTTTGATATTTGCTACTGCGGTGAAGATATGGATAGATATCATTTAA
- a CDS encoding glutaredoxin family protein, with protein MKQMPIVYTSNFCSVCGMVKGFLDTLEIPYQEVNIDLNPIRMFQLIAKTKRLSVPQTVINGKLISGFNPEKIMQALRE; from the coding sequence ATGAAACAAATGCCAATCGTTTATACATCAAACTTTTGCTCTGTATGTGGAATGGTTAAAGGTTTTCTAGATACTTTAGAAATTCCCTATCAAGAAGTAAATATTGATCTGAATCCTATAAGGATGTTTCAATTGATTGCGAAAACAAAAAGATTATCTGTGCCGCAAACAGTTATAAATGGAAAACTAATTTCAGGTTTTAACCCTGAAAAAATCATGCAAGCGTTAAGAGAATAA
- the cstR gene encoding persulfide-sensing transcriptional repressor CstR, with amino-acid sequence MKYDKKMFNRIHRVQGQLNGVLKMMEEGKDCKEVITQLSASKSSLQRLMGVIISENLVRCIKESADNEDISEEIINEAVELLVKSK; translated from the coding sequence ATGAAATATGATAAGAAAATGTTCAATCGCATCCATCGTGTGCAAGGTCAATTAAATGGTGTGCTGAAAATGATGGAAGAAGGCAAAGATTGTAAGGAAGTAATTACACAGCTTAGTGCATCCAAAAGCTCCCTGCAACGCTTAATGGGAGTTATCATTAGTGAAAATTTAGTTAGATGTATTAAAGAATCCGCAGATAATGAAGATATCTCCGAAGAAATAATTAATGAGGCTGTTGAATTATTAGTGAAAAGTAAATAG
- a CDS encoding DsrE/DsrF/DrsH-like family protein produces the protein MVNYQTKHINDFSKKELEELGRKGQLLDVREASEYEQGHINNARNFPLTMIEEEYPEKDKKYYVYCKSGIRSQQASLLLVNQGFDIVNLEGGYSDFIKKQHTSPDDEEEIVIQDDRKMVNYSGMQCPGPIVSLSMEMQKMDVGKQIEVKVSDFGFYNDVKSWAAQIGHTIVDRTKNQNHVTAIIQKESQNNKDIEITEKENGTTIVLFSGELDKALAALIIANGAKAAGREVTIFFTFWGLTALKRMDKQKVKKRGMDKLFSFFLPSTPVQMPLSKMNMFGLGNRMMRFIMKQKNVESLPSLIDKAIDQDIKLIACTMSMDVMGIKKEELRPEVQFAGVGTYIGDTEKAKHNLFI, from the coding sequence ATCGTGAATTATCAAACAAAGCATATTAATGATTTTTCAAAAAAGGAATTAGAAGAATTAGGGAGAAAAGGTCAATTGTTAGATGTACGTGAAGCTTCGGAATATGAGCAAGGGCATATTAATAACGCAAGAAATTTTCCATTAACAATGATCGAAGAGGAATACCCTGAAAAGGATAAAAAGTATTATGTTTATTGTAAATCTGGGATAAGAAGTCAACAGGCAAGTCTTCTTTTAGTAAATCAAGGCTTTGATATTGTGAATCTGGAGGGCGGTTATTCAGATTTTATAAAAAAGCAACACACATCACCTGATGATGAAGAGGAAATAGTCATTCAGGATGACCGTAAAATGGTTAATTATAGTGGGATGCAATGCCCTGGACCAATTGTGAGCTTAAGTATGGAAATGCAAAAGATGGATGTAGGAAAACAGATAGAGGTGAAAGTAAGTGATTTCGGGTTTTATAATGATGTAAAAAGCTGGGCTGCTCAAATAGGGCATACCATTGTTGATCGTACAAAGAATCAAAATCATGTTACGGCTATTATTCAAAAGGAATCTCAAAATAATAAAGATATTGAGATAACGGAAAAGGAAAATGGAACAACGATTGTATTATTCAGTGGAGAATTAGATAAAGCACTTGCTGCACTGATCATTGCTAATGGTGCAAAAGCTGCAGGACGAGAGGTAACTATTTTCTTTACATTTTGGGGACTCACAGCTTTAAAACGCATGGATAAACAAAAGGTGAAAAAACGAGGGATGGATAAGCTATTTAGTTTCTTTTTGCCGAGTACTCCTGTTCAGATGCCTTTGTCTAAGATGAATATGTTTGGGCTAGGTAATCGAATGATGCGTTTTATTATGAAGCAAAAAAATGTTGAGAGCTTACCCTCTTTAATCGATAAAGCAATTGATCAAGATATTAAATTAATTGCATGTACAATGAGTATGGATGTGATGGGAATCAAAAAAGAAGAATTACGACCAGAGGTCCAATTTGCAGGAGTAGGAACATATATCGGCGACACTGAAAAAGCAAAACATAATCTATTTATTTAA